One segment of Cydia amplana chromosome 16, ilCydAmpl1.1, whole genome shotgun sequence DNA contains the following:
- the LOC134655032 gene encoding carboxylic ester hydrolase-like, giving the protein MFYLIVLLFSSAYAQTIVNTTQGEVQGAQASDGNYTVFYGVHYAGSTSGANRFKAPPPPARYPGVFHAIDRTVICAHPTPRGIVGVEDCLVLNIHTKNVTTPKPVMVILLGDEYSSIDIKQYSYRRLVESDVVVVTMNYRLSIFGFLCLGVPEAPGNAGLKDVVQGLQWIRDNIAAFGGDPNNVLLFGHGSGAAMVDLITLSPLATNLVHKAITQSGSALAPWAIAYEPIKYAQVFAEQLSYTGETPGGLASKIITTDISLLAPALQSISFLNNSVLFAPCIENKALNDTFLSEAPIDLLRSGNYSHIPFIAGYTDREGTIRAGEAVNEGWLERMQTNFTDFIQVDLAFNATANKTVVANNIRTFYWDNRAVNMETITDFLNYHGDTAVVVSVIRGARERALTSRAAVRLLEFTYRGTRNSDWIYHQIPIDGVWHGAVLNYLFDYDLKPEDENARASLVRRFVSFAKTGEPTNDQVTWQPVTASAFNYLYYAGDSATSLVTLQESGRVNPHSGRMTFWDNLYDAYYVRPPTVSSADKVVGLAFVLGLAQIVLAYL; this is encoded by the exons GCACCGCCTCCACCAGCAAGATACCCTGGCGTGTTCCATGCCATCGACAGGACAGTCATATGCGCCCACCCCACCCCTCGAGGAATCGTAGGCGTAGAGGACTGCCTAGTCCTCAACATCCACACAAAGAACGTCACCACGCCCAAACCAGTCATGGTCATCCTACTCGGAGATGAGTACTCTTCTATCGACATCAAGCAGTACTCTTATAGAAGACTTGTTGAATCTGACGTGGTTGTGGTCACCATGAATTACAGATTATCTATCTTTGGATTCTTATGCTTGGGTGTGCCTGAAGCGCCAGGCAATGCAGGATTAAAGGATGTCGTGCAAGGATTACAATGGATACGGGATAATATTGCAGCATTTGGCGGTGATCCGAACAATGTGCTTCTATTTGGACATGGTTCGGGAGCGGCTATGGTAGATCTGATCACACTGTCTCCGTTAGCAACCAATTTAGTCCATAAAGCTATAACGCAGAGTGGTTCTGCTTTAGCACCATGGGCTATTGCTTACGAACCTATCAAATATGCCCAAGTTTTTGCAGAACAGCTCAGTTACACAGGGGAAACTCCAGGGGGACTGGCTAGCAAAATAATCACGACTGACATATCCCTCCTAGCTCCAGCATTACAGAGCATTAGTTTCCTAAACAACTCCGTCCTTTTCGCTCCATGCATTGAAAACAAAGCTCTCAACGATACTTTCCTCAGTGAAGCTCCCATTGACTTGTTAAGATCTGGCAACTACAGCCATATTCCTTTTATAGCCGGCTACACGGACAGAGAAGGCACGATCAGAGCTGGTGAAGCGGTTAACGAGGGATGGCTTGAAAGAATGCAAACGAATTTCACAGACTTCATCCAGGTCGATTTAGCATTCAATGCAACAGCAAACAAAACCGTTGTAGCTAACAACATAAGAACGTTCTACTGGGATAATAGAGCAGTGAACATGGAGACGATAACAGATTTCTTGAACTATCATGGAGATACGGCAGTGGTTGTGTCAGTGATAAGAGGGGCCAGGGAAAGAGCATTAACCTCAAGAGCTGCCGTGCGACTCTTGGAGTTCACATACAGAGGCACGAGGAACTCCGATTGGATCTACCATCAGATCCCGATCGACGGAGTCTGGCACGGCGCTGTTCTGAACTACCTGTTCGACTACGACCTTAAGCCGGAGGACGAGAACGCCAGGGCGTCTCTAGTCAGGCGCTTCGTGTCATTCGCTAAGACCGG AGAGCCAACCAACGACCAAGTGACCTGGCAACCAGTAACCGCCAGCGCCTTCAACTACCTCTACTACGCCGGCGACTCTGCGACCTCCCTCGTCACCCTGCAAGAATCCGGCCGCGTCAACCCCCACTCCGGCCGAATGACCTTCTGGGACAACCTGTATGACGCATATTACGTGCGTCCACCAACGGTGTCTTCGGCGGACAAGGTTGTTGGCCTCGCTTTCGTGTTAGGGTTGGCGCAAATTGTGCTCgcttatttataa